A single genomic interval of Lathyrus oleraceus cultivar Zhongwan6 chromosome 7, CAAS_Psat_ZW6_1.0, whole genome shotgun sequence harbors:
- the LOC127106961 gene encoding pentatricopeptide repeat-containing protein At5g59600 — protein MHVLVRSRTFVWIPAKNAILNHRFLGSEPESYAKLIEIYANDRALQQGKKLHAHLTTNGYARFNLVASNLVALYASCGQLSLARKLFDKIPPTNVRRWIALIGTCARCGFYDHALSVFSEMQTIHGSKPNNVFVIPSVLKACGHIGYRIYGEQIHGLILKCSFEIDAFVSSALIVMYSKCAKVEDARKVFDGMDRKDLVSLNAVVSGYAQQGLPNEALGLVENMKLTGVNPNVVTWNALISGFAQKCDRAMVSYIFRLMIEDGVEHDVVSWTSVISGFVQNFLNEEAFDMFKQMLHHGFCPTSATISALLPACATAARVRFGKEIHSYALVIGVEEDVYVRSALVDMYAKCGFISEARTLFYKIPEKNTVTMNSMIFGYANHGYCEEAIELFNRMEMEGVTKLDHLTFTAALTACSHVGDIDLGQRLFKIMQEKYCIEPRLEHYASMVDLFGRAGKLEEAYGIIKTMPVEPDLFVWGALLAACKNHGHVELAEVAAKHLLELEPDSAGNRLLLSSLYADAGKWGRVERIKKRIKKGKLRKLQGLSWIDNNV, from the coding sequence ATGCATGTTCTTGTAAGAAGTAGAACATTCGTATGGATTCCCGCTAAAAATGCCATCCTCAACCATCGATTTCTTGGATCAGAACCAGAATCATACGCTAAACTCATCGAAATATACGCTAATGATCGAGCACTGCAGCAAGGAAAAAAGCTTCACGCGCACCTAACCACGAACGGCTATGCGCGTTTCAACCTTGTCGCATCCAATCTCGTAGCCTTATACGCATCCTGTGGCCAACTCTCCCTTGCGCGAAAACTGTTTGACAAAATTCCCCCAACAAATGTTCGCCGTTGGATCGCCCTCATCGGGACGTGTGCTCGCTGCGGCTTTTATGATCACGCTCTCTCCGTGTTCTCCGAGATGCAAACTATCCATGGCTCGAAACCCAACAACGTCTTCGTGATTCCTAGTGTTCTCAAAGCTTGTGGCCACATTGGTTACCGAATCTACGGAGAGCAAATACATGGTTTGATCTTGAAGTGTTCGTTTGAGATTGATGCTTTTGTTTCGAGTGCGTTGATTGTTATGTATTCCAAGTGTGCTAAAGTTGAAGATGCACGTAAGGTGTTTGATGGAATGGATAGGAAGGATTTGGTGTCTCTGAATGCTGTTGTTTCTGGGTATGCTCAACAAGGGCTTCCAAATGAGGCACTGGGTTTGGTTGAAAATATGAAATTGACGGGTGTAAATCCGAATGTCGTGACTTGGAATGCATTGATATCTGGGTTTGCTCAGAAATGTGACAGAGCAATGGTATCTTATATTTTCAGGTTGATGATTGAAGATGGCGTTGAGCATGATGTGGTGTCCTGGACTTCTGTTATATCTGGTTTTGTACAGAACTTTCTAAATGAGGAAGCTTTTGATATGTTTAAGCAAATGTTGCATCATGGGTTCTGTCCAACTTCGGCTACTATCAGTGCGCTTCTTCCAGCTTGCGCTACTGCAGCAAGAGTGAGGTTTGGGAAGGAGATTCATAGCTATGCTTTGGTGATTGGTGTGGAGGAAGATGTATATGTAAGGAGTGCTTTGGTTGATATGTATGCAAAATGTGGGTTCATTTCTGAAGCTAGGACACTGTTTTATAAGATACCGGAAAAGAACACTGTGACTATGAACTCTATGATTTTCGGTTATGCGAATCATGGGTATTGCGAAGAAGCTATTGAGCTCTTCAATCGGATGGAGATGGAAGGGGTAACCAAACTAGATCATTTAACTTTTACGGCAGCTCTTACCGCATGTAGTCATGTTGGAGATATTGACCTTGGGCAGAGGCTGTTCAAGATAATGCAAGAGAAATACTGCATTGAGCCACGATTGGAGCATTATGCGAGCATGGTGGATCTATTTGGTCGAGCAGGGAAACTCGAGGAAGCTTATGGCATAATCAAGACAATGCCGGTTGAACCTGATTTGTTTGTTTGGGGTGCACTATTGGCTGCTTGTAAAAATCATGGGCATgtggagcttgcagaagtggctGCCAAGCATTTGTTGGAGTTAGAACCTGACAGTGCTGGGAACCGTCTTCTGTTGTCCAGCTTGTATGCCGATGCTGGAAAATGGGGAAGGGTTGAGCGGATCAAGAAAAGGATAAAGAAGGGAAAACTAAGAAAACTTCAAGGATTGAGTTGGATAGATAACAATGTATAA